AACTACCGGTATCCCCCATAAATACCTGGGCGGGATAGGTATTGTACCAAAGAAAACCTACAAGTCCTCCTACAAAAGCACTTACGAAAATTGTAATCTCCCCGGAATTTGGTATGTACATTACATTGAGATAATCGGCAAAAATGATATTACCTGAAACCCATGCAAAGATGGCCAGGGCTAAAACTATAATCGCAGAACTACCTGCTGCCAGCCCATCGATACCATCGGTTAAGTTGGCTCCGTTTGAAACAGCTGTGATGATAAATATTACGATGACCACAAAAAACAGCCAAACGTAGTCCTTGGACCAGTCCCCCATCCAGGTAAGAAGATTTGCGTAGTCAAATTCATTGTTCTTAACAAAAGGAATTGTAGTCTTCGTAGATTTTTCAGCTTCTCCAAATCGGTTCGAGGAAATGGTAAGTTCCTGGCTAATGACCACTTCACCATGTCTTAGCTTTTCTTTGACAACCACATCCGGATTAAAGTAAAGCATGAGCCCAACAAATGCCCCTAAGGTAATTTGTCCAACTATCTTGAACCTTCCTTTAAGTCCTTCTTTGTTCTTTTTGAAGACCTTGATATAATCATCAATGAATCCGATAATTCCCATCCACACCGTGGTAACTATCAAAATGATGATATAGATATTATCTAGTTTTGCAAAAAGAAATACAGGAATTAAAGTAGCCAAAATGATGATGACACCACCCATGGTAGGCGTACCCTGTTTTTGAACCTGCCCTTCCAGTCCAAGGTCTCTGATAGATTCTCCAACCTGCAGCCTTCTTAGCTTGTCTATAATTTTTCTTCCGTAAATAGTTGAAATCAGAAGTGAAAAGGCAAAGGCAAGGGCTGATCTAAAGGAAATATACTGAAAGAGTCCAGTTCCCGGAAGGCTTGTGTTCTCATCTAAAAATTCAAATAAATAATATAGCATTCTGGGATTCTATTTATTCAGTTCAGTTAATATTTGTTTTGTAATTACAAAGTCGTCAAACCCGGTTTTTTCGTTACCTATGATCTGATATGTTTCATGCCCTTTCCCTGCAACCAAAATGATATCTCCTTCATTTGCGAGCTTACAGGCCGTTTTTATTGCTTGTTTTCTATCAACTATGGTTATGGTTTTTTTGTAATTCTCGGGCCTCACTCCGGCTTCCACTTCCTTCAATATCTCCTCAGGATCTTCACTTCTGGGGTTGTCAGAAGTAAACACTACCTGATTGCTTAAACTTGAAGCGATATTTCCCATTTTTGGTCTTTTGGCTTTGTCTCTGTCTCCACCACAACCAACAACAGTGATCACCTGTTCGTTAAAAGTTCGGATGGAATTTATTGTTTCAAGCACGTTCTTAAGGGCATCAGGCGTATGGGCATAATCAATAATTGCATTTATTCCGCCTTTTGAGATGGCATGCTGAAAACGACCTGAAACATTCTCAAGCTCACTCAGGACCCTCAGGTTTTCATATCTGTCCATACCGATGATATCAGAACAGGCGTAGATAGCCAAAAGGTTGTAAGCATTGAATGTGCCAATTAATTTGGTCCATACCTCCTGCCCGTCAATATTTAAAAGAAGCCCGTTAAACTGATTTTCTATGATCCTTGCCTTATAATCAGCTTCTGTCTTCAAGGCATATGAGAATTTCTTCGCCCGCGTGTTTTGAAGCATCACCTGGCCGTTTTTATCATCAATATTCACAAGTGCAAATGACTGAGGAGAAAGATGATCGAAGAATGATTTTTTTACATCACGATACTCCGCAAAAGTTTTGTGATAATCTAAATGATCATGGGTTAAATTCGTAAAAATCCCCCCCTTGAAGTTTAAACCTGCCGTCCTTTTCTGATGGATACCATGTGAACTCACCTCCATAAAACAATGGCTGACACCCAGATCGGCCATTTCTCGCAAAACCCTATTAATGGTGAGGGAATCGGGAGTAGTATGAGTTGCATCGATTTCCTTTTCCCCGATCACAACTTTTATAGTCGAAATCAAACCGCTTTTAAAACCTGCTTTTTTAAACTGTTCAGCAAGAAGGGTGGCAATTGTAGTTTTTCCGTTCGTTCCGGTAACGCCCACCAGCGTAAGCTCCTCCGAAGGATTATCGTAAAAATTTGCAGCTAAAATTGCCAGGGCTTCATCGCTGTCCTTCACTCTGACAAAGGTCACTTCTTCATTTATTTTGACAGGAAACTCCTGACATATGACAACTTTGGCTCCATCCTGAATTGCCTTTTCAATAAATTGATGACCATCAAACCGTAGTCCTTTTTGAGCGACAAAAACTGAATCGGCGCTGATCTTTCTCGAATCGAATTCAAGGGCACGCACCGGAACATCAGTAGAACCACTTACCGACTCTACGGATACCCCATATAATATGTCTCTTAAATTCTTCAACCTATGATAATTCTAATTGTATGGTTTCTCCTTTTTTTAATTCCGAACCTGCTTTGACCGATTGTGATTTAACCTTACCAATACCCGAAATCCGGACCTTTAAGCCCATATTCTCTAATAGTGAAACCGCATCCATTCCTGGCATGTCCCTCACATCCGGCATTTTTGTAAAAGTTTCATTAGCCTTTGCATAATAACGGCTATAAGCCTTGTCAACAGAAGCATACTCATCATCAAATGAAACTTCCTCTTCTATAGGGGTGTCTGTATAGATTTTTCTGGCGATTCTTTCAAAAACAGGAGCGGCAACTACGTTTCCGTAATAACCCTTCTTCTTATTGGGTTTATGAATCACCACAATGCATGAATATTTAGGTTCATCTGCGGGGAAATAACCCACGAAAGAAGAAATATACTTGGTGTCATCCGTCCAGTATTCAGTCTGGCAGGTTCCTGTTTTTCCGGCCATTGAAAAGTTAGGGTCATAAATATTATCAGCAGTTCCCCTTTTAACAACATTCAGCATCATTTCCTTTACCTTATCTATTGTCTCCTGAGAGCATACCTGAGGATGAATGATTTCCTTTTCAAATTTAGTAACCACATTACTCTGATCTCGGATCTCCTTTACAAAACGAGGTTTAACCATTTCACCATTATTGGCAATTGCATTGTAAAAAGTCAAGGTTTGCAGTGGCGTAAAAGACACACCATAACCATAAGCCATCCAAGGCAGTGACAA
This DNA window, taken from Lutimonas zeaxanthinifaciens, encodes the following:
- the mraY gene encoding phospho-N-acetylmuramoyl-pentapeptide-transferase, whose translation is MLYYLFEFLDENTSLPGTGLFQYISFRSALAFAFSLLISTIYGRKIIDKLRRLQVGESIRDLGLEGQVQKQGTPTMGGVIIILATLIPVFLFAKLDNIYIIILIVTTVWMGIIGFIDDYIKVFKKNKEGLKGRFKIVGQITLGAFVGLMLYFNPDVVVKEKLRHGEVVISQELTISSNRFGEAEKSTKTTIPFVKNNEFDYANLLTWMGDWSKDYVWLFFVVIVIFIITAVSNGANLTDGIDGLAAGSSAIIVLALAIFAWVSGNIIFADYLNVMYIPNSGEITIFVSAFVGGLVGFLWYNTYPAQVFMGDTGSLTIGAVIAVIALSVRKEFLIPILAGIFLAENLSVVFQVSYFKYTRKKTGVGKRIFLMAPLHHHYQKRGYHESKIVTRFWIVGILLAVISILTLKVR
- a CDS encoding UDP-N-acetylmuramoyl-L-alanyl-D-glutamate--2,6-diaminopimelate ligase yields the protein MKNLRDILYGVSVESVSGSTDVPVRALEFDSRKISADSVFVAQKGLRFDGHQFIEKAIQDGAKVVICQEFPVKINEEVTFVRVKDSDEALAILAANFYDNPSEELTLVGVTGTNGKTTIATLLAEQFKKAGFKSGLISTIKVVIGEKEIDATHTTPDSLTINRVLREMADLGVSHCFMEVSSHGIHQKRTAGLNFKGGIFTNLTHDHLDYHKTFAEYRDVKKSFFDHLSPQSFALVNIDDKNGQVMLQNTRAKKFSYALKTEADYKARIIENQFNGLLLNIDGQEVWTKLIGTFNAYNLLAIYACSDIIGMDRYENLRVLSELENVSGRFQHAISKGGINAIIDYAHTPDALKNVLETINSIRTFNEQVITVVGCGGDRDKAKRPKMGNIASSLSNQVVFTSDNPRSEDPEEILKEVEAGVRPENYKKTITIVDRKQAIKTACKLANEGDIILVAGKGHETYQIIGNEKTGFDDFVITKQILTELNK